A genome region from Triticum aestivum cultivar Chinese Spring chromosome 2B, IWGSC CS RefSeq v2.1, whole genome shotgun sequence includes the following:
- the LOC123043730 gene encoding uncharacterized protein, with amino-acid sequence MAEEKGTLQAMRGWVVDHKLRAVGTLWLTGIAGSIAYNWSRSGMKTSVKLIHARLHAQALTLAALGCSALVEYYDHQSGSGSKVHDYAKQFLPSDRNAKKDSV; translated from the exons atggcggaggagaaggggacgCTGCAGGCGATGAGGGGGTGGGTCGTGGACCACAAGCTGCGGGCCGTAG GGACGCTGTGGCTCACGGGGATCGCGGGATCCATCGCCTACAACTGGTCCAGGTCCGGGATGAAGACCAGCGTCAAGCTCATCCACGCCAG GCTTCACGCTCAGGCCCTCACCCTGGCTGCCTTGGGTTGTTCCGCACTGGTAGAGTACTATGATCACCAGTCAGGTTCAGGGTCAAAAGTTCACGACTATGCAAAGCAGTTCCTTCCGTCGGACAGAAACGCCAAAAAGGACTCTGTGTAG